Part of the Ornithorhynchus anatinus isolate Pmale09 chromosome X3, mOrnAna1.pri.v4, whole genome shotgun sequence genome, atctgtaaaatggggatgaagactgtgagcctcacgtgggacaacctcgttcccctgtatctactccagcgctcagaacagcgctctgcacgtagtaagtgcttaacaaatcccaacattattattattatttgttaagtgcttactacgtgccaagcactgttctaacccctggggcagatacacgctaatcaggatgtcctacgtggagctcccagtcttaatctccattttacagatgacgtaactgaggcacagagaagtaaagtggcttgcccaaggtcacccaacagataagtggtggaggtgggattagaacccaagtcttctgcctcccaggcccgtgctctttccactaagccatgctgcttcacatgtaCTCAGTGTACTTATGCTTCTCATATAGAGAGTACTCAGTGTATACATCTGTATATACAcctgtaaatatatatttatatttatatacattcatttctgtccccctgtagactcgagctcgttgtgggcagggaacgggtctctgTTTTTATATTTTatcctttcaagtgcttagtacagtgctttgcacagtaagtgctcaaaaaatacgattgaatgaatgagtactctgcctacagtaagcacacaataaataacattgatagaATACTTGATTGATTATCTCCAGGCTTGGCTCCAAAGAGCTTAGGAGAGCAGTGGGATGATTTCCCTCTTGGACAGCCATCTCTGATTCTGATATTATCAGCTTCCCCTCTGATGATCCACTCCGGACCATCCAGCTGATATCAGATCCGGGGTTGCAGGATGTAGCTCTTATTTCCCGCGGGCACCTTCAGTCCCTCCTCTTCAGGAAGCTGGGACATCTCCTTGGAACTTGCGGTTGGCTCCGTCCACTTGGGGGATGtgcatggagaataataataatgatgatgatgatggtatttgttaagtgcttactatgtgccaagcgctgaggtagaaacaaggcaatcaggttgtcccccgggaggctcacactctcaatcccccattttacagatgaggtgactgaagcccagaggagttaagtgacttgtccaaggtcacagagcagacaagcggcagaaccgaggttagaatccacgatctctgactcccaagcccgggctctttccactaagctgcttccCCGTCACCGGACAGTAATGTTAGGTTTGAGAGAGCAGACTGAAAATGCACAGTTCCCCCaggccagctctgccccttctgtGAAGGGGTCCCTTCACCCCCTGCACTGATCCCTTTTGTGAGGATATCCCTTCCAgaatctcccctctctgccctgcgCTCCGAATCAAGCTTATAGGTCTGAGATGGATGATTATCACACCgtgaagaaggggaaagtggaCGGGGAGAGCTGATTCTGCGATGAAAGaatcagagagagggaaggaataggcaaaggatggaggccagaaaggagatgtttgggggatggaagggagacggggcaggaggctggaggttggggaggagaggcagttgGAAACAGATAGGAGCAACAGGTCATTAGCCGTTTCTGCTCCGTTCTGTGCTGTCTCCACCTCCTAGGTGGACACCTGGACTGAAGCAGAGATCTCTGTGGCCCTGCTATCTCTGCCCAGCTCCTATCCCATTCCTACGGGAAGTGAGGTCGTTTCTGGGTCATTGGTTTCCTGGAGGATGGCTCAGGGAGGGCAGGAACCCGCTTCTTCCAGGTCATGGTCACTGCAGTCAGCGAGTCGGTAAAAATGTAAAAATCTGGGTCTTTTGGCACCAAGAGGTTAAGCAGCCGCGCCTAGCCCTGCTAGCCCAGGATACACAGCTGCAGAAGGAAGGTGGGGGACCCGTGGGGCTCAGGGACATGTGGAATGTTCAgccccttctctctaccccagccctcccTGCCAGCCCAAAACCTGGGAGCTATTAGAAGCCATTCTGAGCTCTCAGTAGCCCTGGGAAGGCAACATTTGCCTTTTCCATATCAAGATTAAAACTGATGATTCTCAGAGACTTTGGGCAGGAAAGGACCCAGTCTAACACGGAAGCACTGAGGCAAAATGgacagagctctgccacttgtctgttgtgtgacctcgggctattcatttctctgtgcctcagttacctcggctgtaaaatggggattaagattgtgagcctcaagtgggagagggactgtgtccatctcaattaccttgtatctcccccaggtcacagtgtgtggcacatagtaagggcttaagaaacacGGCAGTAATTGAAATGCTAAGGGTGCTCCATtccaaagagcttaacaaatatcagagttaTTAAAATGCTAAGGGTCCTCTGCCCCATAGGTCCCGGGATTGGGAAGGTGGAAGCCCTGGGAGAAGGATCTTAAAGGATCACCAGCCCTGAATattcgtttattgttatattttactctcccaagagcttagtacagtgctctgcacccagtaagcactgaatgattatgattgactgactgattggctcccACCCCGTAACTGTGGTCTGAAGCTGCAGAGTTCCTATGGAAAATCTGGAAACCACGCTGACGGAGAGGCGGGCCTATCCTACTCACCCGTCTCCATCGCTCGtgctggctgggagggcagctcgCAGGTAGTCGAACTCTGGGCAGGACAAGGCTGAGGCAGGATTTATCAgctgctttcctcctctttctcctccctcagggagtgattcgtatgtatgtgtgtgtgtgtgtgtgtgtgagcactaATCCGCTGTGACACTCGGACGGGGACATCTCTGGAAATgcccagactcccctccctgctgtcCACCAGTCAGGGACAAGATGagcccagctctctccccacaatTACCTACCGCTAATTGACCATCAGAGACGCCCAAGGAGAGACAAGGCAGCTTCGGTGCCGTATCCTGCGGACTTCCCAGCTCCCACCCACAGCCCGGGATGATCCATTATTGATTTATCCTGATATATTCATGTTACTGTCGGGTCCAGCTTCTGCTCCCACAATCTGGAAATCACTTTGCTGAGCCTGACTCTTCCATGAAATTTTAAGACCTTTGAGGAAAGGAGGTATCTCTTctgtactcttccagtgcttagtacattacactcagtaagcgctcagcttaTACGAATCGATcacatttcctgagcgcttactgtgtgcagagcactgtactaggtgcttaggagagtacagtataacaataaacagacccattccctgcccacagtgagcttacagtctatcaatcattcatatttattgaatacccactgtctgtattaaatactttattaagtgtgtgggagaatacaaaagagttagtcgactctatccttgccctcagggaattcACAACTGaaaagtattgattgagcagatcacagtctagagggggagacagaaatcgatATAAATATATCAAGTGCAGTGGGGttaggatgggggatgaataaagggcgacacagaagggagagggagaagaggaaaggagggcttagccagagaaggcctcttgaaggagatttgccttcagtaaggctttgaacggggggagagtcattgtctgttggttaagtggagggagggcattccagagcagGGACAGGATGTCGGCGagaggttggctgtgagataaatgagattgaggtccagggagaaggttggcattagaggactgaaatgtTGTGTactggctgggttatagtaggagagtagcgagtaaCCTCTGAATGATACTGTCCAAATGAGTTCATCCTGTCCCAGTGGGACGCTCGGGGAGGGCAGGTGTCTACTCTGGGCCCTTAGAAGCGCTCCCGGTCAGACCCGGGAGATTGCCTTTTCACAAATATCCTCATTCTCCTGTCGCTGTGAATCATCAGGAACGGACTCACTGCAGAAAAAGTGAGTAGAAATACCATGTGACTCTTGACgagcagaggagatttttccTTCACGTTGACTAAAACGCTCAGCATGATGGTCTGTCGTCCGtagaggaggacgtagagggtgaccagggcgaCGACTCTCTTGGCCGCCCGGACCTCGGGCGTCGCCCTGGGGGAGCGTCCGGGCTGTTGGAGGTGTCGGACCcgccggtggtgtctgtgcaggacaaacaccatgtagctgctggccgcgctcatgagccccacgaagaagAGATCCCGCATGGAAAGGACCACCGTAATTACCAGGGTGGTTTCTTCACTGTCACTGATATCTGAGCAATACTTGAGATCCAGCATGATCTGAAAACTGCCGTTGTTCTGGGGGCTTATCATGTATATCGCCGTATCCGAGTCCACGAGCATATTGAGGatccaggagaggaggaaggaggggagaatccaCTTCGGTAATTTGGCTTTGACTCCCGCCCACCGGGAGCCGCCGGGGGTGAGggtgacggcctggaagacgctcaggaggcaggtggtgcagatggcgaGGCCCCGGCCCACCCGGTAGAGGTACATGAGGACTTTACATCCAACGTCGTCCAGGAAATTTCTCAGCCCCCAGGCTGACATGACCTCGGGGattccaatggtgaggaggatgatggtgttggccaaggccaggtgggccaggatcaggtcagaggagctgggcttgTGGCTGGTGGAGACCACGTGAACATAAAACGAGAGGAGGAAGACGTTGACCGGGAGACCAAGGCTGAGCTGTATCAGAATGATGATTCCGAAGGAGAACTCAGTGGCATCCATTGGCTTCAGATTTCAAGAAAAAACACCGCAACCTCTTGTAGAGAGACACCTGGAGCGGGGAGATTTAAGGGTGACGAGGAGTGACTTGTGGGAGTGAGATTAAAAGGAGGAGagacactctccccacattcaaagccgttctcaaatcacattttctcctagGGGCTTTTCCTAAGCCCGCATTTCCCCTATTCCAtctcccactttaataataataatgatgatgatgatgatgatggtggtatttaagtgcttacttacgtgctgagcactgttctaagcagtgggatagttacaagtttatcaggttgtcccaggtagggctcacagtcttaatccccatttttcagatgaggtaactgaagcacagagaagttaagtgacttgcctaaagtcacacagctaataaatgTTGAagcgggatgataataataataatgtcggtatttgttaagcgcttactatgtgcagagcaccgttctaagcgctggggtagacccaggggaatcaggttgtcccacgtggggctcacagtcttaatctccattttacagatgaggtcactggggcacagagaagtgaagtgactcgcccccagtcacacagctgacaagtggcagagccgggattcgaactcatgatctctgactccaaagggggtgctctttccactgagccacgctacttctctgctttGACTATGCGCTcgcatctgtaccccttaagcactcgatattcgcccaaccctcagccccacaacacttatattcatatctctGTAATCTGCCACGCCTCTCCTCTCTCTAAattcctgtgagcagagaacgtttctacctactctatgacattgtaccctcccaagcgcttagtacagtgctctgcacaagctaagtgctcaaaaaataccaccgatttatcAACTGATTTCCgtaactgtaatttgttttattgtctgtgtcCACCTTTttaccctaagctccttgtggggagagattgtgtctacaaacACTATTgcgttgtaaataataataataatgttgatatctgttaagcgtttactatgtgcagagcactgttctaagtgctgggggagatacggggtcatcaggttgtcccacgtgaggctcacagttaatctccattttacagatgaggtaactgaggcacagagaagtgaagtgactcgcccacagtcacacagctgacgtgtggcagagccgggagtccaacccgtgatccctgactccgaagcccaggccctttccaccgagccacgctgcttccttgtactcttccaagcacctattacagtgctcggcacatagtaagcgctcaaaaaatctgattgatggactgattgctcCAATTATCTCCAGTCCTAGCTTCAAAGAGCTTTGGAGGAGCAGTGGGATGATTCGCTCCCTCTTGAACGTGCGCCCCTGATTCTGGTGCCCCAGCTTTACCCTCTGAAGATCCACTGTGGAACAAGAAAGAGATCAAAGTTTGAGCCCAAGTGACGGGGCACAGCCCTTTCCACCGGGGGGGAACTATCCAATTCTTCCTCTGCGAAGGGTTGGGATCTCTTCTTGcagcctgaaataataataatagtaataataatactaatgatgatgtatctgttaagcgcttactatgtgtcaagcactgttctgagttccagggtagatacaagataatcaggttggacacagtctctgtcccacaggggggctcacagtcttcacacccgttttacagaagaggaaactgagacctagagaagagaagcagcgtggctcagtggaaagagcacgggctttggagtccgaggtcctgggttcgaatcccggctccgccacctgtcagctgggtgactgtgggcaagtcacttcacttctctgtacctccgttacctcatctgtaaaatggggattaagactgagccccacgtgggacaacctgattcccctgtgtctactccagcgcttagaacagtgctctgcacatagtaagcgcttaacaaataccaacattattatcattaaagtgacctacccaaggtcacactgtagttAGCTCCATCCACACTCTGtgtcatgtgggatgtggacagcGAAACAGAGACAGGGTGATGTCCGGTCACGGAAAGCACACTgagcacagcgtggcttagcggcaagagcccgggcttgggagtcagaggtcgtgggttctaatcccggctccgccgcttgccagctgtgagaccttgggcaagccacttaccttctgtgtgtctcagctacctcatccggaaaatggggatgaagactgagagtgtgggacaacctgattacctgtatctaccccagtgcttaaaacagggcttggcacataggaagcgcttaataaaacaccattattattattgttaatcccccTAGGCCAGCTTTGTCCTTGGCCATGGTTGGGGCTTCAATTTTTCAGGAACTCTACCCCCTACCACCATCCCGTTGGTGAAGATGCCCCCGCTGGGATCTCCCCTCTCTGAATGGCATTCTGAGAGAAGGTCACAAGTCTGAGAGAGGGAATTATCACACtgactggaataataatgttggtatttgttaagcgcttactatgtgcacagcaccgttctaagcgctggggtagacacaggggaatcaggttgtcccacgtggggctcgcagtcttcatccccattttacagatgagggaactgaggcacagagaagtgaagtgactcgcccccagtcacacagctgacgagtggcagagccgggattcaaacccaggacctctgactccaaagcccgggctctttccactgagccgcgctgcttctaaataaaagggaaagtgtggcctagcggaaagagcttgaCCCTGGAATTCAGACGACCAGCGATCTGTTTCTCACCTCTGCCaatgccagctgtatgacctagggaaagttacttctcttccctctccctcagtttccttctctgtaaaatagggattcagtaccttttctctctcctccttagattacGAGCCTCataatggggcagggactgggtccgacctgatgaatCTGTATTCACCCGAGAGTTTAGAAGAGTGATGGCaatatagcaagtacttaacaaatgtaataatatcaataatgatgatagtgataataaggGGCTCAGATAAATCTGTAAAGTAAGCACAGTAGtgagggaagaatgggagagggatcggagggcagagaggggcgtTTGGGGGATGGAAGGGCATGGAATTGGAGGCTGGAGGTactggaggagagagggtggaagcAGACAGGAGGAGCAGGGCCCCGGCCTTTATTGCTCTGACCCGTGCCGTCTCCACCTCCAGTGTGGTCACCTGAACTGAAGGAGAGATCTCTGTGATCTTGCCATCTCTGCCCACCACCCATCCTGCTCCTTTGGAAGGTGGGTTCGTTCCTGGGTCGGGGTGTCCTGCGGGGAGGCGACGTtgtctagtggccagagcacgggcctgggagtcagaaggacctgggttttaatcccggttttgccacctgtctgctgtgtgacctcggacaagtcacttaatttccctgcacctcagttccttcatctgtaaaatagggattaagactgtgagccctctgtgggacagggaatgcgtccaacctgattaacttgtatttatcccggcgcttagatcagtgactggcacatggtaagaacttgaGAAATGGCGGCTGAGAGGGGCcagaaacagttttttttttccaggccatGGTCACTGCAGCCCCGCTACACCAGGAAATATGGTTGCAGAAGGAGGAAGCACGTACGCTACGTAGccacctctctctgcttcagtcctCCCTCCCAGCCGACACCCGGTAGCCATCTGGGAGCCATCTTGCGCTTGCAGTGGCCTTCTGAATGGCAACGCTtcatctcctaataataataacaatactaataatgatcattatggtatttgttgagtgcttatacacagtaagcgccgggtagatccaagttaatcgggtcggacacagtccctgtcccccattgggcttacagctttaatccccattttacagatgagggaactcaggcacagagaagtgaagtgagttgcccaaggtcacacatcagacaggtggaggagctgggattagaacccaggtccttctgaaacccaggcctgagctctatccactaggccacactgcttgcatcTCGAGATTAGAACTGATTGTTTTCGGAAACCCCATCCAGGAGGGGATCCGATCTAATGTCAAGGAGCCTCTGTTCCAAAGGTCCTGGGGACTGGAAGGTGGGAGCCTGGGAGAAGGCTTTTCAAGGGTGTCCAGTCCTGGATATCTCACCGGAGCAGAGTTTGAAGTCAGAGTTCTTGAGGAAAGCCTGAAATTGCACTGACCGAGAGACGGCTTTATCCTACTCACCTGTCCCCATCacttgtgctggctgggttggcaGCTCCTGGGCAGAATCTGACAGGCAAGGCTGAGGCAGCAGCATTTATGAAccgctttcctcatctctcccctccctcggggAGTGTtcagtttgtgtgtgcatgtgtttgtgtgtctgtgtgtttgtgtgaacgAGTGAGTGAATCGCAGAGCATTAATCCACTCCGACAATTGAACCGGGGCCGCTCTGGAAATGCCCAGAGTCCCCTTCCTGCTGCCTATCAATCAGAGCCAAGATGAGCCCAGATCTCTCCCTGCAATTACCTGCTGCTAACGGACCATCGGAGATGCCCCTGGAGAGTCACGGCAGTCTCAGTGTCGTCGCCGGCAGCCCCGGGCACATCCCGGCTCCCACGCACAGCCTATCTCTGCCACGACTTAACTCCGTGTCTCTTACATAACCTGTTGGAGTTAttttgaacctgggagtcagaggacttgggttccactcgtccattcattcgtatttattgagcacttactgcgtgtaaagcactgtactaagtgcttaggagagaacagtataacaataaacagacgcggtccctgcccacaatgaacttatagtctagagggagtgacagacattaatataaatgaatatgtacagaagtgctacaagactgggagtggggatgaataaagggagtatcgactctgccacttgcttgctgtgtgccctcggacaagtcattttacttcactgctcctcagtttcctcatctgtaaatagggattgaataccaTTTCCCGCTTccgcttcattcagtcgtatttattgagcgcatactgggttgagagcaccataccaagcgcttgggaagtataattcagcaataaattgagacagtccctgcccacagtgggctctgagcaccatgtgggatagggaactcAGTCTGAACttgtatcctgtatctatcccagaacgtaATAGAGTGCTTTTCACGTAGTAAGTATTTAAGATACCTCAACTGTTATTTCACTGGTTGCTATGCCCCATCTTCTTCAGTCAAGTtctgttttttggatttttttttaattaaagcttctcactgtgggcaacaTTTCATTtttgtatgtatttatgtatatgtgGAGCCCCAAGTGCTAGTGACCAGTGATATCTTTGGGGTCTTTAACTCCTCAATCAGCAACTTATTTGGCTGTGCATCTTCCTCTctgtcatcaacatcatcaccatcatcatttcagtcaccctccttctcctcctcatcttcatcagTGGCACCAACTGAATGAGGAGCTAAGCCCTTAGCAGCTATAAAGAAGTATCAGATTATACTGTGAAAGGGGGAAGACAAAAATTCATTtgattaaacaatcaatcagtattcTTTTTTAGcatctgtgtgaagagcactctactgaacactcgactcttctagactgtgaacgctctgtgagcagggattgtctctatttgttgctgaattgtactttccaagcgcttagtacagtgctctacacacagtaagtgctcaataaattcaatggaagggatgaatgaatcccagcatCTAACTTAAGGAGTCCTAACTTAGGTCTATGGGGACGCAGACCAGCTTCCCCAGTATCTGAACAGTAACGTCCAAACTGGGATGCCTAATCAACCCAATCCTGTGGAACGAAGGGGGCGAATGAGTCGTCTCCATGGGACCCTAGGAGGAATCCAAAGCAGACACAGAAGATCCCCTTTTACCGAATGTCCGCATTCTCCCGTCGCTGTGGATCATCAGGAACGGACTGAAggctgagaaggtaagtgaaaaCACCATGTGACTCTTCACCAACAGAGGAGACTTGGCTTTCGCATTGACTAAAACAaacagagtgatggtctgtcgtccgtagaggaggacgtagagggtgaccagggcgaTGACTCTCTTGGCCGCTCTGACCTCGGGCATCGCCTTGGGGAAGCATCCGGGCGCGTGGAGGTATCGCACCTGCTGGTGGTGCCTGTGCAGGAGAAAGATCATGTAGCCGCTGGCCACGCacatgagccccacgaagaacagaTCGCGGAGAGAGTACAAGATTGTGACGGCCAGGGTCACTTCTGCACTGTCATTAACTTCTGAGCAGTATTCGAGGTCCAATATGATTCGGACTCCGCTGCCGTTCTGGGGACCTCTCATGTATATCACTGTATCAAAATCAATCAGCAAATTGATGACCCAGGAgacgaggcaggaggggaggatgctCCTGGGCAATTTGAATTTGACTCTTGCCCAGCGGGAGGTGCCGGGGCTGAGggtgacggcctggaagacgctcaggaggcaggtggtgcagatggcaagaCCCCGGCCCACTCGATACAGGTACATGAGGATTTTACATCCCGCGTCATCCAGGAAATTTCTCAGCCCCCAAGCCGACAAGGTCTCTAGGATCCCGCAGGtaaggaggatgatgatgttagCCAAGACCAGGTGGGCGAGGAtcaggtcagaggagctgggcttttGGCTGGCGGAGATCACGCGGGtgaaaaataggaggaggaagttgTTCACTGCGACACCAATGCAGAACTGCAACAAAATCACGATCCCGAAAGTGATCTCTGTGGAATACATCTTCTTGGGTTGTCAGTTGAAATCAGAGGGGTCATTCTGTAGAGCAACCtcagacagaaagggagaagagagaaagaggtgagAGTTGGCAAGTGGGAGAGAGCACGATTTTTACAACAAATCTATCTGTGTGAGAACACACACAGATGTATACGTACACACATAAACGGGTACAACCCGTATTTGATAGCATGTCGAAGGGCATAGAATAAAAGTTCACTCATTCCATCTGTTTCTGATCGGCCCTGACGTATTCCCCATCGTAATCCCCCAGCTGCATCCAGGAGATCCCGGAAGATCCTGGACACTGGGTCGTGACATCTGGTCAGAGAGAGCGGACTGAGCACTCATTCCCCCTGAGATCTAAAAACCCTTCTCCCCCTGCACCACCCCACCAGTGGGAATTCCTGGGGGTGTTTGCGGCCAGTTTTTGAGGAGATGGGTTGGTCAGTCACTGCAGGGAGGCTTCAGAGCCCAGACTTCATGTCTGCTTACACTAGAGTCCGTTGGACACAGCTGAGGAGATTTTCCCCAAACTCTTCGGATGACAGaaaatcagcttggcctagtggacggagcacaggcctggggttcagaaggatctgagttctcatcctggctctgccatttgtctgctctgtgaccttgggtaagtcactcaacatctctgtgcctcatttacctcacctgtcaaatggggc contains:
- the ORNANAV1R3187 gene encoding vomeronasal 1 receptor ornAnaV1R3187; this encodes MDATEFSFGIIILIQLSLGLPVNVFLLSFYVHVVSTSHKPSSSDLILAHLALANTIILLTIGIPEVMSAWGLRNFLDDVGCKVLMYLYRVGRGLAICTTCLLSVFQAVTLTPGGSRWAGVKAKLPKWILPSFLLSWILNMLVDSDTAIYMISPQNNGSFQIMLDLKYCSDISDSEETTLVITVVLSMRDLFFVGLMSAASSYMVFVLHRHHRRVRHLQQPGRSPRATPEVRAAKRVVALVTLYVLLYGRQTIMLSVLVNVKEKSPLLVKSHMVFLLTFSAVSPFLMIHSDRRMRIFVKRQSPGSDRERF
- the ORNANAV1R3020 gene encoding vomeronasal 1 receptor ornAnaV1R3020, encoding MYSTEITFGIVILLQFCIGVAVNNFLLLFFTRVISASQKPSSSDLILAHLVLANIIILLTCGILETLSAWGLRNFLDDAGCKILMYLYRVGRGLAICTTCLLSVFQAVTLSPGTSRWARVKFKLPRSILPSCLVSWVINLLIDFDTVIYMRGPQNGSGVRIILDLEYCSEVNDSAEVTLAVTILYSLRDLFFVGLMCVASGYMIFLLHRHHQQVRYLHAPGCFPKAMPEVRAAKRVIALVTLYVLLYGRQTITLFVLVNAKAKSPLLVKSHMVFSLTFSAFSPFLMIHSDGRMRTFGKRGSSVSALDSS